Genomic window (Musa acuminata AAA Group cultivar baxijiao chromosome BXJ1-9, Cavendish_Baxijiao_AAA, whole genome shotgun sequence):
ATTCCATTTCCTCTTCCTGTTGGAAGCATGCCTTCGAGTTCTGGGTATGGTACAGGAATGCAACAGATGTTCTATCCACAGTCAGGTCATCCTTTTTGGAGTACCAATCCATCAATATGGCGGGAAGCAACCATGCAGACAAACTCATCAATCCAACCTTGCCAAAAGAATTGCAACTCTGTGCAATGTGACCTTCCTGATGAGGAGAATGTCAGAAGCTCATGCTACCCTTCTGCAGGAAAGCAGGAGGAACTTATGCAACTCGATGAACAGAGGCAAGTTTCATCTGCAGAAGGAGAAAGTGGTAGCAGTAGCATATGCAATGGTAGCAGAAATTTTAAAAGCAGTGAATGTGGGAGTGTTCTCAGTGGAACTACTGGACACACGTCTGCAACACATGTTTTCAGGCCCATAACAGTGACAGGAAATGATGAGAGTAAACTGACTTGTGATGGATCAAAACCAGAAGATTGTCATTTTTTAACCCAAAGGGAAATTGCCTTGAATAAATTCCGACTGAAGAGGAAAGAAAGATGCTTTGAGAAGAAGGTACTGATTCATTAAAATTTCAAAGTCCCTAGAGCAAGTTCATAGAAGGAAAAGAAATGCTTTGTAATGTCATAACTTAATTCACTTATAATGGTAGTATGTATTAAGCTGAACCCTGTACATTTCTGTTTGAGAAAAGATTAGAGGTGCACTTCATCATTGATAACAACAATAAGTGAAATCATATCATTAGCTGTATGTCGACTGCTGACTTGTGGTTACTGATTTTGATCTTGGCAGGTTCGCTACCACAGCAGAAAACTACTTTCCGAACAGCGTCCTCGAGTGAAGGGACAGTTTGTTCGTCAAGAGAGACCGGAACCTCAACCAGGGCAAGCAGGTGCCCTTCAAAGCGAGTCAGCTGCCGCATAGTTTTGCTTTCATACCATCTAAATCACATTGACCATATGATCTTCGGTAGTTGACCAGTGTAGCTGCACTAACATCATAGATCTTGTGACAAGTTTGCTTTGTAAGATAGATTTGCTTCGTATGCCCTTCTTTTCCGGTTTGAAACACCACTCTTGGTTGTTGATACAGTAACAGTATGCAATGTAGTGTAATATTTGTCATTAGAGATCTCAAGAAATGTGGTGGCTAGAGCAAGTCACTTGCTCATATACGCTATGTCTGTTATTTATGTAGTTGTATGCCTTCAAATAGTATTAGCTTTCATGTTTTCTTTATTAAATTTCATTCTATATTGTTGCAAGTTCATTTTAGAAATTTTAGCGTAATAATTACAGCACATGCAAACTTATTTTCATGGTCTATGACACAAGCTTCCTCATAATTTAAACAAACTCGATCCTTGATTCACTTTGGTACAGCAACTTGAGTTCAAAATATcttcaattttattattattattattattattattattattattattatttaatcccATCGCCTACAAGCTTATGTCCATAACGAGACAAGAAGGAATAATATGACACAAATATccaaatttattaatttaaaatcgaGTTTTGATCAAGATCGGGCACGATTGAAGCAAGTTGTATTTGACTTAAACGAGGCTACATTATTTTGAGATCGGGTCCTTGTCAATCCTGGCTGACTCGGTGCAATCTCGATCGAGCCGAGCCCGAGACGAACAAGAACTCGAGTTCGAGCTCCAACTGTCTCACCGCAACCGCACGTGATTCTGTTTCGATTCGCTGCCACTCGAGTTCGAGCTCGAACTGTCTCACCGCAACCCAACGTGATTCTGTTTCGATTCGCTGCCACTTGTTCGTCACTCTCGTCTCTGTCATCCACTCCAGGAAAGGGTAATCCTGTAATTAAAAGGAATCCGTTCGTTGTTGCGACTCTCCTGTACTCTTCGGCTTGGAAGCGGGCGCCGATGCCCCGATCGAAGAGGCTCCCAGCGGCCGCAGGCGGCGGCAGAaggagcggcggcggcagcagcggcttcCGTCCTCCCGTGGTgctgctcctcttcttctttgttctCGCCCCTTTGCTCGTCCTTGCGGCCCGGCGCAGCACTCGCACCCTCGTTTCCCCCGGTGAGTCATGGACTCCTTCCTCGCTGGCTCGCTCACTCGCCGTCGACTTAATGGGATTCTTATTTTCTTGGATTGTCTCTGTTTGAGGTTcgattgcttttcttgagatctgGGTTTGTGAGCCACTAAAACACTCAGATCTGGATTGAACATGCTTTTTTAAGATGTGATTTGGTTATTTTCTTGAAGATCTTGCGTGTACGATGGTTATGATGTACCAAATAGGTTCGGATCCGGCTCTCGGGCACCTCATTCTCGAATTCCCTGGCATGATTATTGCCCACAATTTTTAGCATGAGTTTGTGGAACCTGATTTATCTCCGGATACCCTTCTGATTTATGCTCGGTACCTCACCGCAGGAGCCGTATAGTGTGTACCTAAAGCTGCTGGTATTAGTCGTTTGGCATTGTTGTTAGGTATTTGACAAACAGAGTCCAAGAATCTGAAGCTAAAACGAGATCTAGTTATATtttaactaatatatatatatatatatatatatattattctgaGACGTTAACACAACAACTGGTCACAAAATTAAGAGTAAAGTGAAAGTATCCAATGAGCTATCCTATTGGAGATTATGCATGATTAGATTCTGGCCAACTTTAATGTAATACAACTGGAAGGATGTTAAGGCTTAAGGCATTGGAGAtagaaaagaaaaccaaaaacaaaAAGCAAAACAAAGAAGGGAGCATTCGGTAAAACATACTTGATTTACAGAAAACCAATTTAAAGTATTGAAGATAAAATAGCATTGCAAACACATGCCGGTCTTGAGGGTCTTGAATAACTTTTACTTGATTGTGATTTTGAACCACTAGTTTCCAATGCTTGGTAGCTTAATAACATCAAGTTCTTAGCAGTTCAGGGTGTTGGTGGATTATGTTTGAATGTATAGGACAATTGGGACTTTGGAGGTTGAGGACTTAAATAAAGTTGGAATATAAGTGGTAGGGTAATTGTGGGATGGAACAGAGGATGAAATAGATATTGCTAAGTTTTTTGAAGAGATGATTTTAGAAATAGTTGGTCCGCGTGCTTGTTCACATGCGGAGTGGTATATAACATCTGGTACATACCAGTCTGAGCAAAATTAGGAACCTTGCTATGAATTACTAAAAGATGCTTTTGAGAaactctatttatgttattttgcatGTAAATATTTTCGTGAATAATGGATGCTATTTGAGGTACATTGGTGTTTTTCTGTCCTTGATACAGATCAAACAGGCAGTCCAAACTTCTCAAGCAAAAAGGTAGTTAGCCTTGAGCATATTTGTTGTTTTTCTACTCAAGAAATGCAACTGCCGTATATCTCACTTCTCACTCTTCCACAGGCGGCAGACTGGAGAGAACAGTTGGTGATCCAGCACCTAAAACCTATTCTGACAAAAGAGGTTAGTGACTAGTGAGAGATGCTCAAATATGCTTGTTCAGGATTAGTTACATTTTTTTGTGGTTATTGTATGAAATCTTTTAGTTGCCTTAGAATATGTGCCCAATGATTGCTGGTATTACTTTGTTATCTTGTTTAGTTATACTGTACATTAGTCATTACCTGCTATTATGAGGCGATGGGGGCCTGGGtttcctttctctcttctttctcttttcaaaTTATTTGGTGGCTGTACGATGAACTTATCTTGTGTGTTCTCTTTGTAAGACACAGCTACATGTGCATTATCTATAGATGTATACTGATGGTACTGGAATTTTGCTTGACTATCTGGATCATGTTTGTGCGCACTGTGCACTTTATCATTGGGAAAAACTTATCCAGTATGTTATCTATATGTCTTTTACATACGTACAAGAACTAATACTATGAAAAAACAAAGAAGATTGAAAAAATTCTACAAGAGATTAATATGGTGACTACATGCaatttcttctttgttctttCGTTTGATCAATAGCCTTATCAGTTATTATTTGTCATCAGAATTGCTGAAAGGAATTAGGATGGGAAAAATATTTGGTTTAACCCTGTAATGATTAAAACAGTTCTTAAGATATAAGGTTGCAACTTAAGACCTTGCTCAAGATGTCAAATATAGAGCTGTTTAAACAAATGTAACTTGCTTCTTGCTAGTTTTGTTACCCTGAGGAAGCCACTTCCAGACCAGAGAGTTGCCAGCAATGGGAAAGTTGCTATTTCCATCTGCACGTTGTTATCTTGTGGTTTAACCACCAGAATTTATTTCGCCAGCCTAGGTTGTCAtcctttttcctcttcctcccAAATTTCTATCTTCTTTATTTGGTATTTCTCTAACTTGTTTGTTTATATAATTTTAAGTTGGTACCATACACCCACACATGGGCCCCATATATTGCAAAAGTTGGTATCTGTTTTGGTCAATCCTGTTTAGATCAGATGAGTCTCCCACTGCTTAGAGGCCAATACCTGCCTCAACAGCATTGGCTTGAGAGAAAGATTGTGATCTACTACTGCATCGTGGCCTATTTCAACTTTCAATCCTATGTATTACATTTCACCAGGTAATTGAAGCGATATCTGCAAGCCGGCATGAGTTGGGACAGTGGAGTCTTGATTTTCTCAGACAAAATCATGTTTCTTCCTCATGGCAAGTTGATGGAGCTGACCATGCTAGCCAGAATAATCTGACTGTAACAgatgtaaatttatttttttccatttttatgCTAAAATTATCTGGTTTAATGCAATGTAATGGTTTAAACTTTCCTGCTAATGTTGTTATGTTCATCTTCTTGAAgacacttcaaaatgcttcagatGCTGAGAAAACATCTTTCAAAATGGGGGATGATGCTCGGGTTGTTTCTTTACCTACTGCAAATAAAGATTCTAAAGATAATTTAGGTAATTATTAGCTTCCTGTTTCCATTACAAAAGTTTTGTTATTGTTCTGTCTCCCAGTAAACAACTCAATTCTCTTTGTAATGCAGATGGACATCAACTTCTTGATTCACCTGCCAAAGTAGCTAGAAGGGTAATTGTTTCAGTTCATATGTTTAGTCTGTTACATGGATTCATTCATTTGTCTAAATAGCATTCGAATATTAATATTATTGCTATTTTTATTTGGGATTTTCTTGAGAATGATATCAATATTGTCAAATTTTACTGTTTTTTATCACATGTTTTTTAGTTGCTTAGAAAGGCCTTTGAAAAAAGTAGTTAACCTTTAATTGCTTCAAGTATGCTTTCACAACTTAAAGAAACAGGTGACCTGGTGTATCAGGCTCCCACAAGTATTTTCTGTTAAATTCTTTTATTGTTTAGAAATATTTGCTTATCACTTTGCTTATTCAACGTAAATtctctttttatcattttatctctGTTTGGTATTCTTATGTATTAGCAACTGAGAGAGAAGAGGCGAGAGAAGAGGGCAATGGAGTTGGTTCAACAGGACGATGAGGCACTGGTTAAGCTTGAAAATGCTGCTATTGAGCATTCAAAAGCAGTGGACTCTGCCATCCTGGGAAAATATAGTATATGGAGACGAGACAATGAAAATGAAAATTCTGATTCAACAGTTCGATTAATGCGTGACCAAATAATCATGGCAAGAGTCTATATGGTAATTGCTAAATCAAAGAACAGGCTTGATCTTTAccaggaattgctaactcgaatcaAGGAAAGCCAACGTGCCGTTGGAGAGGCCAATGCTGATTCTGACCTCCATCGCAGGTGATATTTCTTTTCatatacatataatttttctgtatgtgcttatttatataaatatttctaCATCCACATCTTCCTAGTGCTCCTGAGAAGATAAAAGCAATGGGCCAAGTTCTGTCAAGAGCGAGAGAAGCTTTGTACGACTGCAAGGCAGTAATTCAGAGGCTCAGAGTGATGCTTCAGTCTGCTGATGAACAAGTTAGGAGCTTGAAGAAGCAAAGCACATTTCTTAGCCAATTGGCTGCAAAGACAATTCCCAATGGAATCCATTGCTTATCTATGCGCCTCACTATAGACTATTACCTTCTCCCTCCAGAGAAAAGAAAATTTCCTAGGAGTGAAAATTTAGAAAATCCAAGTCTTTACCATTATGCTCTCTTCTCTGACAATGTTCTGGCTGCATCGGTAGTTGTCAATTCAACAATCATGAATGCTAAGGTAGCATCTACTTGATTTCTCTGTTCTTTAAGTTTTGAATTTGAATATTGTCTTTCTGACACACATGTGGTTCTTATTACAGGAGCCAGCCAAACATGTATTTCATCTGGTTACTGATAAATTGAATATTGGAGCAATGAACATGTGGTTTTTGTTAAATCCTCCAGGGAATGCAACTATTCATGTAGAAAATGTTGATGATTTCAAATGGTTGAACTCTTCATACTGTCCTGTTTTACGACAACTCGAATCTGCTGCTATGAAAGAGTACTATTTCAAAGCTGATCATCCGACAACTCTATCAGCAGGTTCTTCCAATTTGAAGTACCGAAATCCAAAATATTTGTCTATGCTGAACCATCTACGGTTCTATCTTCCGGAGGTTTATCCCAAGTTGGATAAAATCTTGTTTCTTGATGATGACATTGTTGTCCAGAAGGATCTGACAGCATTATGGTCTGTAGACCTTAAAGGCAATGTAAATGGTGCCGTGGAGACCTGTGGTGAGAGCTTCCACCGTTTTGACAAGTATCTTAATTTCTCAAACCCTCATATTGCTCGAAACTTTGATCCTAATTCATGTGGCTGGGCATATGGGATGAATATCTTTGACCTTAAGGAGTGGAAGAAGAAAGATATAACTGGAATTTATCACAAGTGGCAAAACATGGTAAGTATAtggaataatattttatcatttagttCTTCAAAGTTGAATATGATGCATGTATAAAGAATGTCATGTATACTTAAGGATAAAAAGGTGCATTACAATTGGAACTTATCATGCTTTTGTTTCTTAACTTTGAATATAAAACTGCTAATAGGTCTTCATGCAGTGACATGACCATTGGCATGTGTTTAAGTTCTATGCAGTTTCTATATGAACAATCAGAAAATTTAACTCAGTATAATAGAAACTGCACACAAACCTGTGTTTTGGTTTAACAAGCATTATAACTACCATAACTGTTGTTCCTTCTCATAGAATAGCATTATGATTTTATTCAGCATGCAGGATTAAGGCCACAGATCTATTCTCCTCTGATTAGCATCTGGAATGTCTTATTCTACATGTATGTTTAATTATGTGCCCTTCTTGTGTTGGAAACATTAGCTTTTGATAAATATTATCTGACAGTCTATTTTCCTTGTTGTCTGCATTTGATAAATATTATCTGACAGTCTATTATCTGATTagcttttgaaaaatattatctGACAGTTTATTTATTTGAGGGGACCCATCGGTACTCTATTCTGTATTGCTACAAACTTTTAACTCCACCGTTACCCTTTCTTATAATAAATTTTGAAGCTTTCTTCATTGTAACGATCCTTCTATTATTCCTGTCTTAGTAGCAATTAGTTGCAATTTTAAGCATAGTAACTTGGGTTGTTGTACCATTTATCCTCGATGGATTAAATTGTTTTCTCATCTGAGGTTCACTGGCATGGTGATCTTATAGCATTCTGCATACTATATTTTTTCTCTGTACTCTTAATTTAGAATATATTGTAAATATACTGAACTTCCATTGCAGTTTTCTTTTATGCATATTTACATGGTGGTCTCACTTCCACTAGAATTGTTTATAGAAGTGACTTCAGATACAATGACTTCAGACATAACAGCCCTTTGGTTTTGCTAATTCTTCTGAAGTTTGGCATCCATTTCACTTCAGATACAATAACACATAATCCCGACAAATTACTGCTTCATTGGCAATTTTAAAGTGAAATGCTTTAATCGGAATCTTGGCGTAACTATGCTGAATTTTAGTCACTGCCCGCCTAAGTCCATGGATGTGACATGGCTCACTTAATTCTAGTGCTTGGCACATGCAGTCTTTTTCCTTGTTCACGTGACACTTAAATTAAATGAGGGGTTAATTTGAATGTTTGACCTCGTCTTGTGGTGCCAGTTAAATAGTCATCATTTTAATAATCTAAGAGCTTTGAGCTGATAGAAGTTCGGATATTTGATCGACCCACTTAGTTCTATTATGTCAATACTAATTACTACTGTTGGAATCTTGGTTCTTATTTATAGTGACAATTATATGTCTCATGATCAAGGATATCTGAGATTTTTTGCTTATATGAgttttttcaatgcttccatgttgggattagttaccagttccaatttgatacaaatttatattttttgggaaCTGGTGGGGATGTGTTCCTATTTATTAATAGGATTTTGGTTTGTATGGAGATATTAAAAGGGACATATAATTATGAGTCGACATATACTGCCTTGTTGTAGGAATGACTGTTAGTTACGTCACTTTGTATATGTTTCAAAGAACATGTTACATCAGTTGTCCTTGGCAAATTATTTTTAGTTTTTCATAATATTTATAACCAATTTGCAGATGTAGACATACTCAAATTTCCAACAGCATTTTTCTATCACTGTATTGCATGCATGTATTCTTATATGCCATTACATAAGCGCATAAGGAGCACTTAGTTAtagttttaataattatttttctccctctttgatGTCTAGAATGAAGATAGAGTGCTGTGGAAACTCGGGACTCTTCCTCCAGGACTACTGACATTCTATAAACTGACACACCCGCTGGACAAATCATGGCATGTTCTTGGCTTGGGTTATAACCCTAGCATTGACCACTCAGAGATACAAAACGCTGCCGTCGTCCACTATAATGGGAACATGAAACCTTGGTTGGAGCTGGCAATGACCAAATACAGGCCATATTGGACCAAGTACATCAAGTATGATCACCCTTATGTTCGGGGATGCAAGCTAAGTGAATAGGAAGAATTAGAAGTGCAGGCCAGAAAAAAGCTCCACTTGCTGAAGAAGTTAAGGTAATGGTTTGTCCATCTTATTTCCTATTCCCATGAATCAATTTTACATCCCATGACGTTATTCTCCTCCTGTGTAAATTTCCCCCTGTTGTTTGAGCCCCTTTGATGGAGGGAGATTCCCCAGTGGTTTATTGTGTATCAGTACATGTAGAAACTTTATGATGGTAAGAGGGAAGCAGTTTCGGACTCTCTTTTCATgtactttcttttctcttcttgcaGGAACTTTTTTTGTGACAATATTACCTGTAAAGAATAGTGTTCTGGGCATGCGGATTTATATTGTTTTGCATTTGTGTTCGTTGAGCTTCTCCCTCGTTAAGGAGCAGTAAAAGTAGTTTATCATGCTTATCTTCCATGGAGTTGGATGATCGTAAGTCTATGTAGGGCTTAGATCCTGAATGCATCATCATTTTCCGTGTTGATGGAGCCTACGCTGATACCAAAAAAATTATCCGGTGATGGAGAATCGATTCCATTTTGTTGCTTTGTTGGATTGCATGGTATATATACACTtcatattggcaacaatgaaactaGTAAAATAATGAACCTACAAGTGTAtggtcttgaaatttttttttttaaaatgtatCATGGTAAAACCCCAAATAAGCCCTAACCATACATAGTTCGATTTAGTTTTAAAATTGAATCGAACTAAATTGGAATTGCTGATTTTCGTTCTTGGTTTTGGGAAATCagaattgatgatgatgatgatagtatTATATGAACTTTCTAAGTATGCTTgtgtttaaaatatttttgaaaaacaaagataattttcttacaaaatatttatattttaggtatttttcaagTAATACTACCGATTTTTCTCAAATAGTAcccctaattaaaaaaaaatccgtTTCTTAAAAGTTAACACGCCTATTATAGTATTTTGGCTTATTACAATCGTTTTGGTCTGTTACAATATTTTGGTTAccataataaaaacactataaaacgtatttataaatattgtaaataagtcaaatggaatcaaaacatacTAGACCA
Coding sequences:
- the LOC103998840 gene encoding polygalacturonate 4-alpha-galacturonosyltransferase isoform X1; the protein is MPRSKRLPAAAGGGRRSGGGSSGFRPPVVLLLFFFVLAPLLVLAARRSTRTLVSPDQTGSPNFSSKKAADWREQLVIQHLKPILTKEVIEAISASRHELGQWSLDFLRQNHVSSSWQVDGADHASQNNLTVTDTLQNASDAEKTSFKMGDDARVVSLPTANKDSKDNLDGHQLLDSPAKVARRQLREKRREKRAMELVQQDDEALVKLENAAIEHSKAVDSAILGKYSIWRRDNENENSDSTVRLMRDQIIMARVYMVIAKSKNRLDLYQELLTRIKESQRAVGEANADSDLHRSAPEKIKAMGQVLSRAREALYDCKAVIQRLRVMLQSADEQVRSLKKQSTFLSQLAAKTIPNGIHCLSMRLTIDYYLLPPEKRKFPRSENLENPSLYHYALFSDNVLAASVVVNSTIMNAKEPAKHVFHLVTDKLNIGAMNMWFLLNPPGNATIHVENVDDFKWLNSSYCPVLRQLESAAMKEYYFKADHPTTLSAGSSNLKYRNPKYLSMLNHLRFYLPEVYPKLDKILFLDDDIVVQKDLTALWSVDLKGNVNGAVETCGESFHRFDKYLNFSNPHIARNFDPNSCGWAYGMNIFDLKEWKKKDITGIYHKWQNMNEDRVLWKLGTLPPGLLTFYKLTHPLDKSWHVLGLGYNPSIDHSEIQNAAVVHYNGNMKPWLELAMTKYRPYWTKYIKYDHPYVRGCKLSE
- the LOC103998840 gene encoding polygalacturonate 4-alpha-galacturonosyltransferase isoform X2: MPRSKRLPAAAGGGRRSGGGSSGFRPPVVLLLFFFVLAPLLVLAARRSTRTLVSPDQTGSPNFSSKKAADWREQLVIQHLKPILTKETLQNASDAEKTSFKMGDDARVVSLPTANKDSKDNLDGHQLLDSPAKVARRQLREKRREKRAMELVQQDDEALVKLENAAIEHSKAVDSAILGKYSIWRRDNENENSDSTVRLMRDQIIMARVYMVIAKSKNRLDLYQELLTRIKESQRAVGEANADSDLHRSAPEKIKAMGQVLSRAREALYDCKAVIQRLRVMLQSADEQVRSLKKQSTFLSQLAAKTIPNGIHCLSMRLTIDYYLLPPEKRKFPRSENLENPSLYHYALFSDNVLAASVVVNSTIMNAKEPAKHVFHLVTDKLNIGAMNMWFLLNPPGNATIHVENVDDFKWLNSSYCPVLRQLESAAMKEYYFKADHPTTLSAGSSNLKYRNPKYLSMLNHLRFYLPEVYPKLDKILFLDDDIVVQKDLTALWSVDLKGNVNGAVETCGESFHRFDKYLNFSNPHIARNFDPNSCGWAYGMNIFDLKEWKKKDITGIYHKWQNMNEDRVLWKLGTLPPGLLTFYKLTHPLDKSWHVLGLGYNPSIDHSEIQNAAVVHYNGNMKPWLELAMTKYRPYWTKYIKYDHPYVRGCKLSE